The proteins below come from a single Drosophila suzukii chromosome X, CBGP_Dsuzu_IsoJpt1.0, whole genome shotgun sequence genomic window:
- the LOC139353413 gene encoding uncharacterized protein: MQNVDNWQAAWDAGRWTHQLIPSIEQWVNRKHGQVDFYLTQALSGHGCFRSFLTEDGCPECGSGIFEDAQHVLFEFRRFGYERQTLMETTGARVRPETFVPLMLMYEKNWEATAAYAASVL, from the coding sequence ATGCAGAACGTCGACAACTGGCAGGCAGCTTGGGACGCTGGACGCTGGACGCACCAGCTCATCCCCAGCATAGAGCAATGGGTAAATAGAAAGCACGGCCAGGTAGATTTCTACCTCACGCAGGCGCTAAGTGGACATGGTTGCTTCCGAAGTTTCCTTACGGAGGACGGTTGCCCAGAGTGCGGCAGTGGGATTTTTGAGGACGCTCAGCATGTCCTCTTTGAATTTCGCCGCTTCGGCTACGAACGCCAAACACTGATGGAGACCACCGGGGCAAGGGTTCGGCCAGAAACTTTTGTTCCCCTCATGCTGATGTACGAGAAGAATTGGGAAGCGACGGCAGCCTACGCAGCGAGTGTACTGTGA